A window of Haloarcula sp. H-GB4 contains these coding sequences:
- a CDS encoding oxidoreductase, with translation MTGWTIEDMPPLTDRTVVVTGANSGLGLEGSKAFARRGATVVMACRSVERGESAAAEIREAVPNATLDVRECDLADLSNIASFADSLRDDYDAVDILCNNAGVMAIPRSETADGFETQFGVNHLGHFALTGHLLDLLGAADGESRIVTQSSGAHEMGEIDFDDLQRERSYGKWSAYGQSKLANLLFAYELQRRLGNHGWDDVLSVACHPGYADTDLQFRGPREMGSTLRTAAMGVANAVLAQSAAQGALPMLYAATAEDVIGGEYVGPGGLFDMRGSPEFQQSNAASQDEETAERLWAVSTDLTGVEYDFERT, from the coding sequence ATGACAGGCTGGACTATCGAAGATATGCCCCCGCTGACGGACCGAACCGTGGTCGTGACTGGCGCGAACAGCGGGCTGGGACTCGAAGGCTCGAAGGCGTTCGCTCGCAGAGGCGCGACGGTAGTGATGGCCTGCCGGAGCGTCGAACGCGGTGAATCGGCCGCCGCGGAGATCCGCGAGGCCGTTCCGAACGCAACGCTCGATGTCCGAGAGTGTGACTTGGCCGACCTGTCGAACATCGCCTCGTTCGCCGACAGCCTCCGGGACGACTACGACGCTGTCGACATCCTCTGTAACAACGCCGGCGTCATGGCGATTCCCCGGAGCGAGACGGCCGACGGCTTCGAGACGCAGTTCGGCGTCAACCATCTGGGCCACTTCGCACTGACTGGGCACCTGCTCGACCTGCTCGGGGCTGCCGACGGTGAATCCCGAATCGTCACGCAGTCCAGCGGCGCGCACGAGATGGGCGAGATCGATTTCGACGACCTGCAGCGTGAGCGCTCCTACGGGAAGTGGTCGGCCTACGGCCAGAGTAAGCTCGCGAACCTCCTCTTCGCCTACGAACTCCAGCGGCGTCTGGGTAACCATGGTTGGGACGACGTGCTAAGCGTCGCCTGCCACCCCGGCTACGCCGACACCGACCTCCAGTTCCGCGGGCCGCGGGAGATGGGGTCGACACTGCGAACCGCGGCTATGGGCGTTGCCAATGCTGTGCTCGCACAGTCCGCTGCACAGGGTGCGCTACCGATGCTGTACGCCGCCACCGCCGAGGATGTTATCGGCGGGGAGTACGTCGGGCCCGGCGGCCTGTTCGATATGCGCGGCTCCCCCGAGTTCCAGCAGTCAAACGCCGCTTCACAGGACGAGGAAACCGCTGAGCGGCTCTGGGCGGTCTCGACCGACCTCACTGGCGTCGAGTACGACTTCGAGCGCACCTGA
- a CDS encoding glutaredoxin family protein: MSDVPVTVYTREDCHLCEEAIETIERVADDEGTAIELDLVDVDEDPDLREEYGERVPYVFVNGSPAFKYHVTERQLREKLQQSA, encoded by the coding sequence ATGAGCGACGTACCGGTCACCGTCTACACGCGGGAGGACTGCCATCTCTGTGAGGAGGCCATCGAGACAATCGAGCGGGTCGCCGATGACGAGGGGACCGCCATCGAGCTGGACCTCGTCGACGTCGACGAAGATCCCGACCTCCGCGAGGAGTACGGCGAGCGCGTGCCCTACGTCTTCGTCAACGGGTCGCCGGCGTTCAAGTACCACGTCACTGAGCGACAGTTGCGCGAGAAACTGCAGCAGTCGGCGTAG
- the thiE gene encoding thiamine phosphate synthase produces the protein MIDWDVYLVTQASLSAGRTTDEIVADAIDGGAGVVQLREKNRTAHERYELGQELRELTREAGVTFVVNDRVDIAQAIDADGVHLGDDDLPVSVARDILGDDAVIGRSVSTVEDAREAAAAGADYLGVGAVYATGSKDDIDDEEYAVGTDRVAAIAEAVDIPLVGIGGITTENAAEVVDAGADGVAVITEITTADDPAAAADALRHAVERSQ, from the coding sequence ATGATCGATTGGGACGTGTATCTCGTCACGCAGGCGTCGCTTTCGGCGGGCCGGACAACCGACGAAATCGTCGCGGACGCGATTGACGGCGGTGCCGGTGTCGTCCAGCTCCGCGAGAAAAACCGGACCGCACACGAACGCTACGAACTCGGGCAGGAACTGCGGGAACTGACCCGCGAGGCTGGCGTCACGTTCGTCGTTAACGACCGTGTCGACATCGCACAGGCCATCGACGCCGACGGGGTCCACCTCGGCGACGACGACCTCCCCGTTTCTGTTGCCCGGGATATCCTCGGTGACGATGCGGTCATCGGGCGCTCGGTTTCGACCGTTGAAGACGCCCGGGAAGCGGCGGCGGCTGGTGCGGACTACCTCGGCGTTGGTGCGGTGTATGCCACTGGCTCGAAAGACGACATCGACGACGAGGAGTACGCCGTCGGCACCGACCGCGTCGCTGCTATCGCCGAGGCAGTGGACATTCCCCTTGTCGGTATCGGTGGCATTACGACCGAGAACGCCGCCGAGGTCGTTGATGCCGGGGCCGACGGTGTGGCTGTTATCACCGAGATTACGACGGCCGACGACCCGGCGGCAGCGGCTGACGCATTGCGACACGCAGTCGAACGCAGTCAGTAG
- a CDS encoding phosphate uptake regulator PhoU, with the protein METRKIQTVGGGTYTVSLPKEWAESENCTAGTAVNLHTHIDGLLVIQTPESRTTPRNHVTLEVGNDDPAEIEQLLRAAYAAGVESVVLEVPDGYSDEQHRAIERVTRNLTGVTIAEETETQVTVQTLLDAGEVSVRQSVRQLQFVALSMHRDAMAALTTGTTSDRWGDRDEQADRLYAMIDRYFERGLARLDEIDSLGLTRPELFTLWGTANELERVADHAERIGTIADQLDGQPTGSIVTALEDIAQDVRTVVEDAVRVIIGDACVDTARQTLATRRAVRQQITSLDRQLFESGDADYRLTRALDSLARTAEHGGNIAEFGLRMAVRDGALTASETGTDEADTTSSTAETES; encoded by the coding sequence ATGGAAACCCGAAAGATACAGACCGTCGGCGGCGGCACATACACCGTTTCGCTGCCGAAAGAGTGGGCCGAATCGGAGAACTGTACGGCCGGGACGGCGGTGAACCTCCACACGCATATTGACGGGCTACTCGTGATTCAGACACCCGAGTCCCGGACCACGCCGCGGAACCACGTCACCCTAGAAGTCGGCAACGACGACCCGGCCGAAATAGAGCAGTTGTTGCGAGCGGCCTACGCTGCCGGAGTCGAGTCCGTCGTCCTCGAAGTCCCCGACGGCTACAGCGACGAGCAACACCGGGCCATCGAACGCGTCACCCGGAACCTGACCGGCGTCACTATCGCTGAGGAGACCGAAACGCAAGTCACGGTCCAGACGTTGCTTGACGCTGGCGAGGTGTCCGTCAGGCAATCGGTCCGCCAGCTCCAGTTCGTCGCCCTGTCGATGCACCGGGACGCGATGGCCGCGCTGACGACCGGGACGACCAGCGACCGGTGGGGTGACCGTGACGAGCAGGCCGACCGGCTGTACGCCATGATCGACCGCTACTTCGAGCGGGGACTGGCACGGCTCGACGAGATCGATTCGCTCGGGCTGACCCGTCCCGAACTGTTCACCCTCTGGGGAACCGCGAACGAACTCGAACGCGTGGCTGACCACGCCGAACGCATCGGCACCATCGCCGACCAACTCGACGGCCAGCCAACCGGTTCCATCGTCACTGCCCTCGAAGATATCGCTCAGGACGTTCGCACTGTCGTCGAGGACGCTGTCCGAGTGATCATTGGCGACGCCTGTGTCGACACCGCCCGACAGACACTGGCTACGCGCCGGGCCGTACGCCAGCAGATAACGAGCCTTGACCGCCAGCTGTTCGAATCGGGCGACGCCGACTACCGCCTCACCCGAGCCCTCGATAGCCTTGCCAGAACAGCTGAACACGGCGGCAATATTGCCGAGTTCGGTCTCCGGATGGCCGTCCGCGACGGCGCGCTCACGGCTTCCGAAACCGGCACTGACGAAGCGGACACGACGAGTTCAACAGCCGAAACAGAGTCCTGA
- the phoU gene encoding phosphate signaling complex protein PhoU, which produces MSRESYQQLLDELREHVVEMGDLVVERLEAALTALRTVDREMAQSVIDGDDDINELYLALEADCIDLFALQQPVATDLRFVAASFKIITDLERIADLATNLAAYAQSANRRLAPEVDVDTIGCEAIEMVERSIDAYRREDVEECRAIAADDDALDALCQRASETVARDLIEREADTNDGWAVEQLLDDVSRLLLTVRDLERVGDHAVNVAARTLYMVETDSELIY; this is translated from the coding sequence ATGTCACGAGAGTCGTACCAGCAACTGCTGGACGAACTCCGGGAGCACGTGGTCGAGATGGGCGACCTCGTTGTTGAGCGGCTCGAAGCGGCGCTCACTGCGCTCCGGACCGTCGACCGGGAGATGGCGCAGTCTGTCATCGACGGCGACGACGATATAAACGAGCTGTATCTGGCCCTCGAAGCCGACTGTATCGACCTCTTTGCCCTCCAGCAGCCGGTCGCGACCGACCTCCGCTTTGTCGCCGCCTCGTTCAAGATTATCACCGACCTCGAACGCATTGCGGACCTTGCCACGAACCTCGCAGCGTACGCACAGTCGGCTAATCGTCGACTCGCTCCCGAGGTTGACGTCGATACCATCGGCTGCGAAGCCATCGAGATGGTCGAGCGCAGTATCGACGCCTATCGGCGGGAAGATGTCGAGGAATGCCGCGCTATCGCGGCTGACGACGACGCGCTCGACGCGCTCTGCCAGCGGGCCAGCGAGACCGTCGCTCGGGACCTCATCGAACGAGAGGCCGACACGAACGACGGCTGGGCGGTCGAGCAGCTACTCGATGACGTTTCCCGGCTCCTGCTGACGGTTCGAGACCTCGAACGCGTGGGCGACCACGCTGTCAACGTTGCGGCACGCACGCTGTACATGGTCGAAACCGACTCGGAACTCATCTATTAA
- the pstB gene encoding phosphate ABC transporter ATP-binding protein PstB gives MSDSINTEPSTDTQTNGGRTVETASPSAETTAGESEEQVREEWRHYEFDGDTKLSVDNLDVWYGDDHALKDVSMEIPENSVTALIGPSGCGKSTYLRCLNRMNDRIKAARIDGSVELEGTEIYDPNANLVELRKRIGMVFQSPNPFPKSIRENISYGPRKHGDINKGLLARLFGRDDTEQEGELVERSLKQAALWDEVSDRLDDNALGLSGGQQQRLCIARCLAVDPEVILMDEPASALDPIATSKIEDLVEELSKDYTVVIVTHNMQQAARISDQTAVFLTGGELVEYDDTDKIFENPESQRVEDYITGKFG, from the coding sequence ATGAGTGATAGCATCAACACGGAGCCGAGCACGGACACGCAAACGAACGGCGGACGGACGGTCGAAACCGCATCGCCAAGTGCTGAAACAACGGCCGGTGAGAGCGAAGAGCAGGTCCGCGAGGAGTGGCGGCACTACGAGTTCGATGGTGACACGAAACTCTCAGTCGATAACCTCGACGTGTGGTACGGCGACGACCACGCGCTCAAGGACGTCTCGATGGAGATCCCGGAAAACAGTGTCACGGCACTCATCGGCCCGTCCGGATGTGGCAAGTCGACGTATCTGCGGTGCCTGAACCGCATGAACGACCGAATCAAGGCCGCCCGCATCGACGGCTCGGTCGAACTAGAGGGCACCGAGATTTACGACCCCAACGCCAACCTCGTCGAGCTGCGCAAACGTATCGGGATGGTGTTCCAGTCGCCGAACCCGTTCCCGAAATCCATCCGGGAAAACATCTCGTACGGTCCCCGCAAGCACGGCGACATCAACAAGGGCCTGCTCGCGCGTTTGTTCGGCCGCGACGACACGGAGCAGGAGGGCGAACTCGTCGAGCGCTCACTAAAACAGGCCGCCCTGTGGGACGAGGTCAGCGACCGTCTCGATGACAACGCACTCGGCCTCTCGGGCGGCCAGCAACAGCGGCTCTGTATCGCCCGCTGCCTGGCCGTCGACCCCGAGGTCATCCTGATGGACGAGCCGGCGTCGGCGCTTGACCCCATCGCCACGTCAAAAATCGAGGACCTCGTCGAGGAACTGTCGAAGGACTACACCGTCGTCATTGTCACCCATAATATGCAGCAGGCTGCCCGCATCTCCGACCAGACTGCCGTGTTCCTTACCGGCGGCGAGCTGGTCGAGTACGACGACACGGACAAAATCTTCGAGAACCCCGAGAGCCAGCGCGTTGAGGACTACATCACCGGCAAGTTCGGGTAA
- the pstA gene encoding phosphate ABC transporter permease PstA, which produces MSDAYATTDRLVSADSNSYDRGLDTAIALSVVGFTLGLVTLVNLVPPGASGSTLTTALGTLLAVVVGAVGITGLASYTNVVPVTSQRVRGIGLGLVVSTLALTALAAALPVTMATLLGIVLLAEALAITAAGVSSRLELVDTEPNMSAGLLSGSALGAIGLAMGAAVGGALTGAGSLLWLVGAVVAGVGLFLLAILPREDLGSTLPTAIVVGALGLTIVTGTIGVGWQWNPQTLSGGFTGGAVIPVFLLVGTLLSAWSAAKCRAGFGARGREYGAFLVINLNAFLMVAVMATIVVFVTVKGVGYAFHGLSIGALTALVLLTPALLAAVQFARTPAGTNDWNSGARQLFRVLPLAAVGALAAMFASVLITGSPLRYSYAYTVQVNRQGQALETAFTVTPDTTIGTLLLIAPAALLAVIFFRSFGSLRKVGSQSERTDSIRQAVPTAVLAIIALIGFFLVFGPAPFGLPLGETLGFAAVAAGSAVAGGLAVYPLVGVLASDGPTLAESAQSEAPLFTLGVFGGLGLLLAALLLQPVAGINPQVGPVNLVPAVALGAAVASLALATLTTVAKRSSEATITRRLLTEETRLGLVGTAGFTALVGLHVAVTGTSFNVLGVSIANEGSLSWPMVMEAYIPLGAEPGGIMPAIIGTVWLVVGATLFAVPLGVGAAVFLTEYAEQGQFTALVEIATNALWSTPSIVFGLFGAAFLIPRLGGDESLLAGMLVLGFMLLPLVLITSRESIKAVPDEYRDASAALGVTQWETIKSVVLPAAMPGVITGVILGVGRIAGETAPLILVLGSTLNATAAVDVIGGFRFVSGPPFIANDALLTASASLPTQVWAVIAAGVSGSPQMGWATAFILLMVVLTFYAVGITARTYFRRKLNYE; this is translated from the coding sequence ATGAGTGACGCGTACGCGACCACGGACCGACTTGTCAGTGCGGATTCGAACAGCTACGACCGAGGACTCGATACGGCGATCGCGCTGAGCGTCGTCGGCTTCACGCTCGGGCTCGTCACGCTCGTGAATCTTGTCCCGCCCGGTGCCAGCGGCAGTACCCTCACCACGGCGCTCGGGACGCTACTTGCTGTCGTCGTCGGAGCGGTCGGCATCACCGGCCTTGCTTCCTACACCAACGTCGTTCCGGTCACCTCTCAGCGAGTGCGCGGCATCGGGCTGGGCCTCGTCGTCTCGACGCTTGCGTTGACCGCGCTTGCCGCGGCCCTCCCTGTGACGATGGCGACACTGCTTGGAATCGTATTGCTGGCCGAAGCGCTGGCGATCACTGCTGCTGGTGTCTCTTCCCGGCTCGAACTCGTGGACACGGAGCCGAACATGAGCGCCGGGCTGCTCTCCGGCAGCGCGCTCGGCGCAATCGGCCTGGCTATGGGGGCCGCCGTCGGTGGTGCGCTCACCGGTGCCGGCTCACTGCTGTGGCTCGTCGGGGCCGTCGTCGCCGGCGTCGGGCTGTTCCTGCTGGCGATTCTCCCCCGTGAGGACCTCGGTTCGACGCTCCCAACGGCTATCGTCGTCGGCGCGCTCGGACTGACAATCGTGACTGGCACCATCGGCGTCGGCTGGCAGTGGAACCCGCAGACGCTCTCCGGTGGCTTCACCGGCGGCGCGGTCATCCCCGTGTTCCTCTTGGTCGGGACGCTCCTGTCGGCCTGGTCGGCCGCCAAGTGCCGGGCCGGGTTCGGCGCTCGGGGCCGCGAGTACGGGGCCTTCCTCGTCATCAACCTCAACGCCTTCCTGATGGTGGCCGTGATGGCGACAATTGTCGTGTTCGTGACCGTCAAAGGCGTCGGATACGCCTTCCACGGACTCTCGATTGGCGCGCTTACCGCACTGGTCCTCCTGACGCCAGCCCTCCTCGCCGCGGTCCAGTTCGCTCGCACACCTGCGGGCACGAATGACTGGAACAGCGGCGCTCGACAGCTATTCCGGGTCCTCCCACTGGCGGCAGTCGGCGCGCTTGCCGCGATGTTTGCGAGTGTCCTCATCACTGGGTCCCCGCTGCGTTACTCCTATGCCTACACTGTTCAGGTCAACCGACAGGGGCAGGCACTCGAGACGGCATTCACGGTGACGCCCGACACGACAATCGGAACGCTACTGCTGATCGCACCGGCGGCGCTGCTCGCGGTCATCTTCTTCCGCTCGTTCGGTTCGCTCCGAAAGGTCGGGTCACAGTCCGAGCGAACCGACTCGATCCGACAGGCTGTCCCGACCGCGGTTCTCGCGATAATCGCGCTCATCGGCTTCTTCCTCGTGTTCGGCCCGGCTCCGTTCGGCCTGCCGCTCGGCGAGACGCTCGGATTCGCCGCCGTCGCCGCCGGGTCGGCCGTCGCAGGCGGCCTCGCGGTCTACCCGCTCGTCGGCGTGCTCGCCAGCGACGGGCCGACGTTGGCGGAGAGCGCACAGTCCGAGGCACCGCTGTTCACGCTGGGGGTGTTCGGCGGTCTCGGGCTGCTGCTGGCCGCACTGCTGCTCCAGCCAGTTGCCGGCATCAATCCACAGGTCGGCCCGGTGAACCTCGTGCCTGCGGTCGCTCTCGGGGCCGCTGTCGCTTCGCTCGCACTGGCGACGCTCACGACCGTCGCAAAGCGGTCCAGCGAGGCGACGATCACCCGTCGGCTCCTGACCGAGGAGACGCGACTCGGCCTCGTCGGCACGGCCGGCTTCACCGCGCTGGTGGGCCTGCACGTGGCCGTTACCGGCACGTCGTTCAACGTTCTCGGCGTCTCCATCGCCAACGAGGGGAGCCTCTCGTGGCCGATGGTGATGGAGGCCTACATCCCGCTGGGGGCCGAGCCCGGTGGCATCATGCCTGCCATCATCGGCACGGTGTGGCTGGTCGTCGGCGCGACGCTGTTCGCGGTCCCGCTGGGTGTCGGTGCCGCGGTGTTCCTCACCGAGTACGCCGAGCAGGGCCAGTTCACCGCGCTCGTCGAAATCGCGACGAACGCGCTCTGGAGCACGCCGAGCATCGTCTTCGGCCTGTTCGGGGCCGCGTTCCTGATCCCGCGGCTGGGCGGTGACGAGTCCCTGCTGGCCGGGATGCTGGTGCTTGGGTTCATGCTCCTGCCGCTGGTGCTCATCACTTCGCGGGAGTCGATCAAGGCTGTCCCCGACGAGTACCGTGACGCCAGCGCGGCGCTGGGTGTAACCCAGTGGGAGACAATCAAGAGCGTCGTTCTGCCGGCGGCGATGCCGGGCGTCATCACCGGCGTCATCCTCGGCGTCGGCCGCATCGCCGGTGAGACCGCCCCGCTCATTCTCGTGCTGGGGTCGACGCTGAACGCGACGGCTGCCGTCGATGTCATTGGCGGTTTCCGTTTCGTCTCGGGGCCACCATTCATCGCCAACGACGCCTTGCTGACGGCCTCAGCGTCGTTACCGACGCAGGTGTGGGCCGTCATCGCGGCCGGGGTGTCGGGGTCGCCACAGATGGGGTGGGCGACGGCGTTTATTTTGCTGATGGTCGTCCTGACGTTCTACGCAGTCGGTATCACGGCGCGGACGTACTTCCGGAGGAAACTCAACTATGAGTGA
- the pstC gene encoding phosphate ABC transporter permease subunit PstC: protein MTEDIPTTEGEAVSSGDRVDGSTLAVGTIATTLVATILVFLFRPALALPMLLAFVFVTAVGWVTYQAEVARLLTLIATVLTVLTVAFITFFLFASALPAFLERGLGLLLIPEQGGAARWFFWLETVLPSDPTYWNPLSGAYSLIPMIWATVVVTVIAGAVAGPLGLFGALFIAEVASDRLRELIKPGVEILAGIPSIVYGFIGFQVLNGFIQTNFLDDGASFLIAGIVVGVMALPTVVSVGEDALSSVPQSMGDGSVAMGATEWQTMKSISIPAAFSGISAAVILGLGRAIGETMAVAAIMASGTQFADPLFDIFDANATLTSLIATQYGSASESTVDVLFVAGVMLFVIVAGMSIVSQYIERRMQRKLKGQQ from the coding sequence ATGACAGAAGACATACCTACGACGGAGGGCGAGGCGGTGTCAAGCGGAGACAGAGTTGACGGGTCAACGCTCGCTGTCGGTACGATAGCGACGACGCTGGTGGCGACGATTCTCGTCTTCCTGTTTCGGCCGGCCCTGGCGTTGCCCATGCTGCTGGCGTTCGTGTTCGTTACGGCGGTTGGCTGGGTCACCTATCAGGCTGAGGTTGCACGTCTACTCACGCTGATCGCGACGGTGCTAACGGTGTTGACCGTCGCGTTCATCACGTTCTTCCTGTTCGCAAGTGCACTGCCGGCGTTTCTCGAACGTGGGCTCGGACTACTGTTGATCCCAGAACAGGGCGGAGCGGCCCGCTGGTTCTTTTGGCTCGAAACCGTCCTGCCGTCTGATCCGACGTACTGGAACCCCCTCAGCGGGGCCTACTCGCTGATACCGATGATCTGGGCGACGGTGGTCGTCACCGTCATCGCGGGTGCGGTGGCGGGGCCGCTCGGCCTGTTCGGCGCGCTGTTCATCGCCGAGGTCGCCAGCGACCGCCTGCGGGAGCTCATCAAGCCCGGCGTGGAGATCCTGGCCGGCATCCCCTCCATCGTCTACGGGTTCATCGGCTTCCAGGTGTTGAACGGCTTCATCCAGACGAACTTCCTCGATGACGGGGCGAGCTTCCTCATCGCGGGGATCGTCGTGGGCGTGATGGCGCTGCCGACGGTCGTCTCCGTCGGCGAGGACGCTCTCTCCAGCGTCCCTCAGTCGATGGGTGACGGTTCCGTCGCCATGGGCGCAACCGAGTGGCAGACGATGAAGAGCATCTCCATCCCGGCGGCGTTCTCGGGTATCTCCGCGGCCGTCATTCTCGGTCTGGGTCGAGCCATCGGTGAGACGATGGCCGTCGCCGCGATCATGGCCTCGGGAACGCAGTTCGCCGACCCACTGTTCGACATCTTCGACGCGAACGCAACGCTGACCAGCCTGATTGCGACCCAGTACGGGAGCGCCTCCGAGAGTACCGTCGACGTGCTGTTCGTCGCCGGCGTCATGCTGTTCGTCATCGTCGCCGGGATGAGCATCGTCTCGCAGTACATTGAGCGACGTATGCAGCGGAAACTGAAGGGGCAACAATGA
- a CDS encoding substrate-binding domain-containing protein translates to MAHDSNGLSEFVSRRKFIATTGATSIAAIAGCSSGSSDPESDGSSGGSEDTEVSTEMEATESTDAGGSSGGTSALESGGSSTVYPIANTAASYWNANRPASDSEYWPHGEYDIDTDQNLADYWAGLYGFEAGGEDGPPFQFTVGLSHSGTGVEKVMNGQNDMGNSSGNVEDELPDRDSYDQFIDHVVGVDGQPLVVSQEIADAGVEQITGDQLKSLYKGELTNWSELGGPDREIQVLGRVKGSGTRTSFVSNVFGNPEADTTVANRYGQNQRLAQAIAQADNAISYLALAFIDTDGLSPVGLEWEGTTYSYQDDENGLDSTAYPLSRDLHMYTWEGTSKKEAAVINMILSDFGQDTFVAPNNYFQLGARRREEERAKLPDQV, encoded by the coding sequence ATGGCGCACGACTCAAACGGGCTGTCAGAGTTCGTATCGCGGCGGAAATTTATCGCAACGACAGGTGCGACCAGTATCGCTGCGATCGCTGGCTGCTCCAGTGGAAGCAGTGACCCCGAGTCAGACGGAAGTTCCGGCGGCAGTGAGGACACCGAGGTGTCGACAGAGATGGAAGCGACCGAAAGCACCGATGCAGGCGGTAGTTCCGGCGGTACCAGCGCACTCGAATCCGGTGGCTCCTCAACGGTGTACCCCATCGCCAACACCGCGGCCTCGTACTGGAACGCCAACCGGCCGGCCAGCGACAGTGAGTACTGGCCCCACGGCGAGTACGACATCGACACGGACCAGAATCTCGCTGACTACTGGGCGGGTCTCTACGGGTTCGAAGCTGGCGGCGAAGACGGCCCGCCGTTCCAGTTCACGGTCGGCCTTTCCCACTCCGGGACCGGCGTCGAGAAGGTCATGAACGGTCAGAACGACATGGGTAATTCCTCCGGGAATGTCGAGGACGAACTCCCGGACCGGGACTCCTACGACCAGTTCATCGACCACGTTGTCGGCGTGGACGGCCAGCCGCTGGTCGTCTCCCAGGAGATCGCCGACGCCGGTGTCGAGCAGATCACCGGCGACCAGCTCAAAAGCCTCTACAAGGGCGAACTCACCAACTGGAGCGAACTCGGTGGCCCGGACCGCGAGATTCAGGTGCTGGGCCGCGTCAAGGGCTCTGGGACGCGAACCTCCTTCGTCTCCAACGTCTTTGGTAATCCCGAGGCGGACACCACCGTCGCCAACCGCTACGGCCAGAACCAGCGTCTCGCGCAGGCTATCGCACAGGCCGACAACGCTATCAGCTACCTTGCGCTGGCGTTTATCGACACCGACGGCCTGTCCCCCGTCGGGCTGGAATGGGAAGGAACGACCTACAGCTATCAGGACGACGAGAACGGCCTCGACTCGACGGCATACCCCCTCTCGCGGGACCTCCATATGTACACGTGGGAAGGCACCTCGAAGAAAGAGGCCGCAGTCATCAACATGATCCTGTCCGACTTCGGCCAGGACACCTTCGTTGCGCCGAACAACTACTTCCAGCTTGGCGCACGCCGCCGCGAGGAAGAGCGCGCCAAGCTTCCCGATCAGGTGTAA
- a CDS encoding phosphate uptake regulator PhoU: METRKVQVTGGSTYTVSLPKEWATENDVSAGSVVEFHAERDLLLLAPQRDNGRVEGSLDVEGLENRHELTRAVMTMYVSGFDIIQLEATRITAEQRRIIRDATQGLVGLEMIEETTDRVVLQDLLDSSELSVHNAITRMRLVSLTMLSDAVEALIEDDDDLAADVMQRDDDVDRLWYMVSRVFRTVLRNPTAANEIGFPRETVFDFQSSARQLERIADHATKIASLSQEIGEITGETADLLDQLEAEAIAVPETAMDALLAEDSDEAVELANAARSQIPDVDETARGVDGQIREFDPQSAQVLGLIVDSLSRTADYGGNIAESALQKAAPRPQS; this comes from the coding sequence ATGGAGACACGCAAGGTCCAGGTGACGGGCGGGTCGACATACACCGTCTCACTACCCAAAGAGTGGGCGACAGAAAACGACGTGAGCGCGGGCAGCGTCGTCGAATTCCACGCTGAACGGGACCTACTGTTGCTCGCTCCACAGCGGGACAACGGCCGCGTAGAGGGGAGTCTCGACGTGGAGGGACTCGAAAACAGGCACGAACTCACGCGGGCGGTGATGACGATGTACGTCAGCGGGTTCGACATTATCCAGCTCGAAGCAACTCGGATAACAGCCGAACAGCGCCGCATTATCCGTGATGCGACACAGGGACTGGTCGGTCTAGAGATGATCGAGGAAACGACGGACCGGGTCGTCCTGCAGGACCTGCTGGATTCCTCAGAACTGTCTGTCCACAACGCGATCACGCGTATGCGGCTGGTCTCGTTGACGATGCTCTCCGACGCTGTCGAGGCACTCATTGAGGACGACGACGACCTCGCAGCGGACGTGATGCAACGCGACGACGACGTGGACCGCCTCTGGTACATGGTTTCGCGCGTGTTCCGAACTGTCCTCCGGAATCCAACGGCGGCCAACGAGATCGGGTTCCCACGCGAGACCGTCTTCGATTTCCAGTCCAGCGCCCGCCAGCTCGAGCGTATCGCCGACCACGCGACCAAAATAGCCAGCCTCTCGCAAGAAATCGGAGAGATCACCGGCGAAACGGCCGACCTGCTCGATCAGCTGGAAGCAGAGGCGATTGCAGTCCCCGAGACTGCGATGGACGCCCTGTTGGCTGAAGACTCCGACGAGGCCGTCGAACTGGCAAACGCGGCCCGGAGTCAGATCCCCGATGTCGACGAGACTGCCCGCGGGGTCGATGGCCAGATCCGGGAGTTCGACCCACAGAGCGCACAGGTACTGGGCCTCATCGTCGACTCCCTGTCCCGAACCGCCGACTACGGCGGCAACATCGCCGAAAGCGCCCTCCAGAAAGCCGCGCCCCGACCACAGTCCTGA